A region of the Actinomycetota bacterium genome:
CGGTCGGGGCACTCTCCGATCTGATCCACGAGGGGAAGGTCCGCCACATCGGGCTCTCCGAAGCGTCTCCGGGAACCCTCCGGCGGGCTGCGGCTGTACACCCCATTGCCGCCCTCCAGTCCGAGTGGTCCCTGTTCGCCCGGGACATCGAGGCCGAGGTCGTTCCCACCTGCCGGGAGCTGGGGATCGGCATCGTGGCCTACAGCCCGCTGGGCCGGGGCCTGCTGACCGGGACGATCACCAGCACCGAGGCGATGGCGGACACCGACTTCCGCAAGGTGGCCCAGCCGAGGTTTCAAGGCGACAACCTGGCGCACAACCTGGCACTGGTGGACGAGGTCAAAGCTGTTGCGGCCCAGCACGAGGCGACGCCCGGGCAGGTGGCCCTGGCCTGGGTACTCGCCCGGGGCGACGACGTGGTCCCGATCCCGGGCACCCGCCGCCGGCGGTACCTGGAGGAGAACGTGGGTGCGGCATCGTTGGAGCTGACGGCGGACGACCTGGA
Encoded here:
- a CDS encoding aldo/keto reductase, with amino-acid sequence MTLPHRTLGPGGLEVSALGLGCMGMSEFYGSTPADEPESVATIHRALELGVTFFDTSDMYGPHTNEELLGRALKGRWNEVVIATKFGFVRDPDNPGVRSINGRPAYVRQACEGSLRRLGVDHIDLYYQHRIDPDTPIEDTVGALSDLIHEGKVRHIGLSEASPGTLRRAAAVHPIAALQSEWSLFARDIEAEVVPTCRELGIGIVAYSPLGRGLLTGTITSTEAMADTDFRKVAQPRFQGDNLAHNLALVDEVKAVAAQHEATPGQVALAWVLARGDDVVPIPGTRRRRYLEENVGAASLELTADDLERLEGLEAAGARYADMRPLQGESAAR